One genomic region from Bacteroidetes Order II. bacterium encodes:
- a CDS encoding GNAT family N-acetyltransferase, which produces MSVTKHIRLLLPEENHKWIHVFQKAAGAHPFTSLPFLRAYQEALPQLQVKAMGLFEDNQLVGGFPIFERRWGPFRRAVNPPLVPYGSPFWLPNQHPNEVFYATLQYLHNTYHSAVLECTPESVNHLHLAPQHWQQHPRKTLYRTLANPAETLKSVSGKRRNAFRRASESLVFRSMAPISEKLVQLIATSYARHERSLPLLPTALTTLIQHLQAHQMATVCTAAFQSEPHEPVAMAVFLTLHECCYYWLAGTKSCQPLEPMTYLLLSAFSYFYEQGIKTIDFIGANHPSIAAFKRKFADREVPYAYVQSTSNHVLYVLEWMRNLR; this is translated from the coding sequence TTGAGTGTCACAAAACACATCCGCCTCCTGCTTCCAGAGGAAAACCACAAATGGATCCATGTTTTCCAAAAGGCAGCAGGGGCGCACCCCTTTACCTCCTTGCCCTTTCTGCGAGCCTACCAAGAGGCCCTTCCCCAACTTCAAGTCAAGGCCATGGGCCTTTTTGAAGACAACCAATTGGTGGGAGGGTTCCCCATTTTCGAGCGTCGCTGGGGGCCTTTTCGCCGGGCGGTAAATCCTCCATTGGTTCCTTATGGCTCGCCCTTTTGGCTACCCAACCAACACCCAAACGAGGTTTTTTATGCTACCCTGCAATACCTGCATAACACGTATCACAGTGCGGTTTTGGAGTGTACACCAGAAAGCGTAAACCACCTCCATCTTGCCCCCCAACATTGGCAACAGCATCCCCGCAAGACATTGTACCGCACCCTTGCCAACCCAGCCGAAACCCTAAAATCGGTCTCTGGCAAACGAAGGAATGCTTTTCGTCGTGCCTCAGAATCATTGGTTTTCCGGTCTATGGCCCCTATTTCAGAAAAGTTGGTTCAACTTATTGCCACCTCGTATGCCCGCCATGAACGGTCTTTACCGCTTCTCCCCACCGCGCTAACCACGTTAATCCAGCACCTACAAGCACATCAAATGGCAACCGTATGTACAGCAGCCTTCCAATCGGAGCCTCATGAACCCGTTGCCATGGCCGTTTTTTTAACCCTCCATGAATGTTGTTACTACTGGCTTGCGGGTACAAAATCTTGCCAACCCTTAGAACCAATGACCTATTTATTACTTTCGGCATTTTCCTACTTTTATGAACAAGGCATAAAAACCATAGACTTTATCGGGGCAAATCACCCCTCCATTGCAGCCTTTAAACGCAAATTTGCAGACCGAGAGGTCCCGTATGCCTATGTTCAGTCCACCTCAAACCATGTCCTTTACGTATTAGAATGGATGCGCAACCTACGATAA
- the groL gene encoding chaperonin GroEL (60 kDa chaperone family; promotes refolding of misfolded polypeptides especially under stressful conditions; forms two stacked rings of heptamers to form a barrel-shaped 14mer; ends can be capped by GroES; misfolded proteins enter the barrel where they are refolded when GroES binds) — MASKIIKFDVEARDALKRGVDALANAVKVTLGPKGRNVIIEKKFGAPTVTKDGVSVAKEVELEDKIENVGAQMVKEVASKTSDVAGDGTTTATVLAQAIVTAGLKNVTAGANPMDLKRGIDKAVEVVVGELKNISREIQDKNEIAQVATISANNDEAIGNLIAEAMERVGKDGVITVEEARGTETQLDVVEGMQFDRGYLSPYFVTNADKMEAELDNPVILIHDKKISSMKDLLPILEPVAQGGRQLLLIAEDIEGEALATLVVNKLRGTIKVAAVKAPGFGDRRKAMLEDIAILTGGTVISEERGYRLENATLDYLGRAKTVRIDKDNTTIVDGAGNPEDIKARINQIKAQIETTTSDYDREKLQERLAKLAGGVAVLKIGAATEVEMKEKKARVEDALHATRAAVEEGIVPGGGVAIIRTIPKLDGVNTVNEDEKIGVNIIRRALEEPLRQIVANAGLEGSVIVNEVKNGTGDYGFNARTDKYTNLYAEGVIDPTKVTRTALQNAASVASLLLTTEAVVVEKPEPAAPAMPNPGMGGMDGF, encoded by the coding sequence ATGGCATCCAAAATTATCAAATTTGACGTAGAAGCCCGCGACGCGCTCAAACGCGGCGTGGACGCGCTGGCAAATGCCGTTAAAGTAACCCTTGGCCCTAAAGGCCGCAACGTAATCATCGAGAAAAAATTTGGGGCTCCCACCGTCACCAAAGACGGTGTTTCGGTAGCCAAAGAAGTGGAACTCGAAGACAAGATTGAAAATGTTGGCGCACAAATGGTGAAAGAAGTGGCTTCTAAAACCAGCGATGTTGCCGGGGACGGAACCACCACCGCCACCGTTTTGGCACAAGCCATTGTAACGGCTGGTCTTAAAAACGTGACCGCTGGTGCAAACCCAATGGATCTGAAGCGTGGGATTGACAAAGCCGTTGAAGTCGTGGTTGGAGAATTAAAAAATATCAGCCGCGAAATCCAAGATAAAAACGAAATCGCACAGGTTGCGACCATCTCCGCCAATAACGACGAAGCCATCGGTAATCTGATTGCAGAAGCGATGGAGCGGGTAGGCAAAGATGGTGTTATCACCGTCGAAGAAGCCCGTGGTACCGAAACCCAACTTGATGTGGTAGAAGGGATGCAATTCGATCGTGGATACCTCTCGCCCTATTTTGTGACCAATGCCGACAAAATGGAAGCCGAGTTGGACAATCCGGTGATCCTGATCCACGACAAAAAAATCAGTTCCATGAAAGACCTGCTCCCGATTCTGGAGCCTGTTGCACAAGGTGGTCGTCAGTTGCTTCTCATTGCCGAAGACATCGAAGGCGAAGCCCTTGCTACCCTCGTGGTAAACAAACTCCGTGGAACAATTAAGGTAGCGGCTGTCAAAGCGCCAGGCTTTGGCGACCGCCGTAAGGCCATGCTCGAAGACATCGCCATCCTGACGGGTGGTACTGTGATCTCGGAAGAGCGCGGATACCGCCTCGAAAACGCAACCCTCGACTATTTGGGCCGTGCAAAAACCGTTCGGATTGACAAAGACAATACCACGATCGTGGATGGCGCTGGAAATCCAGAGGACATAAAAGCCCGTATCAACCAAATCAAAGCCCAAATCGAAACCACCACCAGCGACTACGACCGCGAGAAGTTGCAAGAACGCTTGGCCAAATTGGCCGGCGGGGTAGCCGTTCTGAAAATTGGGGCCGCTACCGAAGTGGAAATGAAGGAGAAAAAAGCCCGTGTGGAAGATGCCCTTCATGCCACCCGCGCTGCTGTGGAAGAAGGCATTGTACCGGGTGGTGGCGTGGCCATTATCCGCACTATTCCTAAGCTAGATGGCGTAAATACAGTTAATGAAGACGAAAAAATCGGGGTAAATATTATCCGTCGTGCCCTCGAAGAACCCCTTCGCCAAATCGTTGCAAACGCAGGTCTCGAAGGCTCCGTGATTGTGAATGAAGTAAAGAACGGCACAGGCGACTATGGCTTCAATGCCCGGACGGATAAATACACGAACCTCTATGCAGAAGGTGTGATTGATCCAACCAAGGTAACCCGTACTGCACTCCAAAACGCAGCTTCAGTAGCCTCCCTCCTGCTCACAACCGAGGCTGTTGTGGTCGAAAAACCCGAACCGGCTGCCCCTGCGATGCCAAATCCAGGCATGGGTGGAATGGACGGCTTCTAA
- a CDS encoding co-chaperone GroES: MASIKPLSDRVVVRPMEAETKTASGLFIPDTAKEKPQRGTVVAAGPGRVENGNHIEMGVKEGDVVLYGKYAGTEIRVDDEDLLIMRESDILGIVAG; this comes from the coding sequence ATGGCAAGCATCAAACCGTTGAGCGACCGCGTCGTGGTCCGTCCGATGGAAGCGGAAACCAAAACCGCCAGTGGCCTTTTCATCCCTGACACCGCAAAAGAAAAACCCCAACGGGGAACCGTTGTTGCTGCGGGTCCAGGTCGCGTAGAAAACGGAAACCACATTGAGATGGGCGTAAAAGAAGGCGATGTCGTTCTCTATGGCAAATATGCCGGAACCGAAATCCGTGTGGACGACGAAGACCTCCTCATCATGCGCGAGTCCGACATCCTCGGCATTGTTGCAGGTTAA
- a CDS encoding 16S rRNA (uracil(1498)-N(3))-methyltransferase has translation MTTQYFAPPACFEGNHVTLPPEEARHVVQVLRHGVGDELVVTDGVGGWFRVVIRFAKKDKIIAEVIEKQIGKGEPSRQLSIGLALLKSTDRYEWFLEKAVELGVTAVYPLLTHHTEMRRFKPERAQKVMIAALKQCGRTRLPLLHPTTELQKCLSTEVDARFLLHEKTTEPNLFERWQVLKPHHTLIVVGPEGGFSEVEVRAALEAGWHMASLGRRRLRAETAAVMAAGLGIWD, from the coding sequence ATGACCACGCAATATTTTGCCCCGCCAGCATGTTTTGAAGGCAATCATGTGACCCTGCCACCTGAAGAAGCACGACATGTGGTACAAGTCCTACGGCATGGAGTGGGGGATGAGTTGGTGGTAACGGATGGTGTTGGAGGGTGGTTCCGGGTTGTGATCCGCTTTGCAAAGAAGGATAAAATTATTGCAGAAGTCATTGAAAAACAAATAGGTAAAGGAGAACCATCCCGCCAATTATCCATTGGTCTCGCGCTCTTGAAAAGTACCGATCGGTATGAGTGGTTCCTTGAAAAGGCGGTAGAACTGGGGGTAACGGCTGTGTACCCATTGTTGACACATCATACGGAAATGCGTCGCTTTAAACCGGAGCGGGCCCAAAAGGTGATGATTGCGGCCCTAAAACAATGTGGCAGAACCCGTTTACCCCTTTTACATCCTACAACCGAACTCCAAAAATGTCTCTCGACGGAAGTGGATGCCCGATTCCTACTTCATGAAAAAACAACCGAACCTAATTTGTTCGAGCGGTGGCAAGTCCTTAAACCGCATCATACGCTGATTGTGGTGGGACCAGAAGGGGGGTTCTCGGAAGTGGAAGTGCGGGCTGCCTTAGAAGCGGGTTGGCACATGGCCTCATTGGGACGCAGGCGGTTGCGTGCCGAAACAGCAGCCGTAATGGCAGCAGGACTTGGTATTTGGGATTAA
- a CDS encoding TonB-dependent receptor encodes MLRFFALLFLLSPSSFAQNITGRVLDANDQTPLMGATLQLRTYSDTILISNTTTDTNGYFVFKNIPSGAYLLITSFVGYETIQQNIHIPSEKLIEIKLKKEYILSKTIMITAQRAEAQVNPITFSNLTARDLKERPQTRDLPALLSELPSVTYYSENGNNMGYAYLRMRGFDQRRIAVTVNGIPQNDAEDHNVYWINFFDQQEAITDIQVQRGAGSAFYGSSGIGGAINILADPYKKQKAANFTLGYGNFNTRRYGLSLNTGANKKGTMAFFRLSRVASDGYREGSWTDFWRYFAGVKQVKPQSSLTLQAWGGPQKDGLAYYGIDKKDNSDTIKRRTNYSAFFDENEWFHQPHFEVLYDQSVAKNQTMSHKLYAFIGRGYFDFDATWRTPNYFRLPNNWGSLNESERNLDFYTISPNTFITQRARVNNTDLGWLPSWTYKSDNTQTTLGGEVRWHRSEHWGRIQDASPDIPEHLIGEADARVYNYRGKKWVAALYASHFRKYAARIQVQSDVQVIKMAYRLYNESFFQNEFSVPYLFVNPRLGFTFNLKPSTTIYSSIALANREPRLKELYDAEEAGAGSTPKFETKNGNLDFTRPIVRPEHLLNSELGVSFRNAHFQMTLNGYFMGFRNEIVPSGGLDQFGVPRYGNAAETRHLGLEAEATYSPSQKVEVSGNAAWGKHQLVRFTEYNTNGIAEIRDGNPIALFPDLTANLRVTYRYKALFFALSAQHTGAFCVDNSGCNPSDPSAQNDAFTIINATIQLQPKGAIGRNMQISMDINNLLNHKILLHGNESRTFFPLATRNTFVQIRYTLQ; translated from the coding sequence ATGTTACGATTTTTTGCCCTCCTCTTCCTTCTTAGTCCATCGTCATTTGCCCAAAACATTACGGGTAGGGTCTTGGACGCCAACGACCAAACACCACTTATGGGGGCAACCCTTCAATTACGGACATATAGTGATACTATTTTAATCAGCAATACCACCACGGATACGAATGGATACTTTGTCTTCAAAAATATCCCATCAGGCGCATACCTCCTGATTACTTCGTTTGTAGGCTATGAAACAATTCAGCAAAATATCCATATACCTTCAGAAAAACTTATAGAAATAAAACTTAAAAAAGAATATATCTTATCTAAAACTATCATGATTACCGCACAACGTGCAGAAGCACAAGTTAACCCCATCACCTTCTCTAACCTAACAGCACGCGACCTTAAAGAGCGACCCCAAACCCGCGACTTACCTGCCCTGCTCTCAGAATTGCCCTCTGTAACTTATTATTCCGAAAACGGCAACAACATGGGGTATGCCTATTTGCGAATGCGCGGATTTGATCAGAGGCGGATTGCGGTTACCGTAAATGGCATTCCACAAAACGATGCCGAAGACCACAATGTTTATTGGATTAATTTTTTCGATCAGCAAGAAGCCATTACCGATATTCAGGTGCAACGGGGAGCAGGATCCGCATTTTACGGCTCCTCCGGTATTGGAGGCGCAATCAATATCTTGGCAGATCCATATAAAAAACAAAAAGCCGCTAACTTCACGCTCGGATACGGGAATTTCAACACCCGTCGTTATGGCCTATCGCTCAATACAGGTGCCAATAAAAAGGGAACAATGGCCTTTTTTAGACTCTCTCGTGTAGCATCAGATGGATATCGCGAAGGAAGTTGGACCGATTTTTGGCGGTATTTTGCAGGGGTAAAGCAGGTTAAACCACAGTCTTCTTTAACCTTACAGGCATGGGGTGGTCCACAAAAAGATGGTTTAGCCTATTATGGAATTGATAAAAAAGATAATTCAGACACCATAAAACGCCGTACCAATTATTCAGCCTTTTTTGATGAAAACGAGTGGTTTCATCAACCACATTTTGAGGTTTTATACGACCAATCTGTTGCGAAAAACCAAACCATGAGCCACAAATTATACGCTTTTATTGGGCGTGGGTATTTTGATTTTGATGCCACTTGGCGAACACCTAACTATTTCCGTTTACCCAATAATTGGGGAAGCCTGAACGAATCAGAACGAAACCTTGATTTTTATACCATTTCCCCCAATACCTTCATCACCCAACGTGCACGGGTAAACAATACAGACCTCGGCTGGTTGCCTTCGTGGACCTACAAATCGGATAACACCCAAACCACTCTTGGTGGGGAAGTGCGTTGGCATCGCTCCGAGCATTGGGGCCGCATCCAAGACGCAAGCCCAGACATCCCTGAGCACCTGATTGGGGAGGCCGATGCCCGAGTCTATAACTATCGCGGTAAAAAATGGGTGGCGGCACTTTATGCTTCTCATTTCCGAAAATATGCAGCGCGTATCCAAGTACAAAGTGATGTACAAGTGATTAAAATGGCCTATCGGTTATACAACGAATCTTTTTTTCAGAATGAGTTCTCCGTCCCTTATCTATTTGTAAATCCAAGACTTGGCTTCACTTTTAACTTAAAGCCCTCTACAACCATTTATAGTAGCATAGCACTTGCCAACCGAGAACCACGCTTAAAAGAACTCTATGATGCCGAAGAAGCTGGTGCAGGCAGTACACCCAAATTTGAAACAAAAAACGGAAACCTTGACTTTACACGGCCAATAGTGAGACCAGAACACCTCCTCAACTCCGAACTCGGTGTGTCTTTTCGGAACGCCCACTTCCAAATGACCCTGAATGGCTACTTCATGGGGTTCCGCAACGAGATTGTGCCGAGTGGCGGCCTCGACCAATTTGGCGTACCACGATACGGAAATGCTGCTGAAACCCGCCACCTTGGTCTTGAAGCCGAAGCCACTTATTCGCCCTCCCAAAAAGTTGAGGTTAGTGGAAATGCTGCTTGGGGAAAACATCAACTCGTCCGTTTTACAGAATATAATACCAATGGAATCGCCGAAATAAGGGATGGAAACCCAATCGCCCTTTTTCCGGACTTAACAGCCAATCTTAGGGTAACCTATCGGTACAAAGCCTTGTTTTTCGCACTCTCTGCACAACATACAGGCGCTTTTTGTGTGGACAACAGCGGTTGTAACCCATCCGACCCATCCGCGCAAAATGATGCCTTTACCATTATAAATGCCACAATTCAACTCCAACCTAAGGGGGCGATTGGCCGCAATATGCAAATCAGTATGGATATTAACAACTTGTTGAACCACAAAATTTTATTACATGGCAATGAATCTCGTACCTTCTTCCCATTAGCCACCCGTAATACTTTTGTTCAGATACGCTATACGTTGCAGTAA
- a CDS encoding oligosaccharide flippase family protein — protein MVNKKAEHPENLSFGRSVTTLLSGSTFGMAIGFFAQLLLIHFYQDADFGIFATFQALAMLFSVIVSLRFEDAIALPKNIQGATNVMILSILTSLAFCTILQIIFYFFSALISFYFRTPPLQEWLWLVPLTTFLSNTVRVLELYLTRIRSFRQISLSRIIWNLGTSSGQLIGGILRMGTPGLIGGALAGRAFSLINLSLNAFFLNRSLISRAFQPKYLVHALRRYQRFAFFAMPAALLNALPTQLIILGLAYFFDEAIVGVYDRGYRYLVIPAGLIGNAISSVYLAKASEALHRNGLNAVTEFTYRRMLWIMAFPTLAVMLAGPQLYAFVLQNPHWAISGQYAQWIAPWLLFITISSSLTPIFDLLQRQRLDLFFSLSAFVFQVLVLWFFGTLGNPLWAVAAISISGIFLRLIQLIILFRLAETSLQCLFADWIPILLSAIPGLVVIHLSLYLPLWGNVFWGFIMGFLFFGIGFYLYHKKYTSTIL, from the coding sequence ATGGTGAACAAAAAAGCGGAACATCCAGAAAACTTGTCTTTTGGCAGGTCGGTTACCACCCTGTTATCCGGCTCAACCTTTGGAATGGCCATTGGTTTTTTTGCCCAACTCTTGCTCATCCACTTCTACCAGGATGCCGATTTTGGTATTTTTGCCACCTTTCAGGCACTCGCGATGTTGTTCTCCGTTATCGTAAGTTTACGGTTTGAAGATGCCATTGCCCTCCCCAAAAATATACAGGGAGCAACCAATGTCATGATTTTATCCATTCTCACCAGCCTCGCTTTTTGCACCATCTTACAAATTATTTTTTATTTTTTTTCAGCGCTTATTTCATTTTATTTCAGAACACCTCCCCTACAAGAATGGCTTTGGCTGGTTCCTTTAACTACTTTTTTATCCAATACGGTTCGTGTTTTAGAGCTATACCTGACACGCATACGGTCTTTTAGGCAGATTTCTTTATCCCGCATTATTTGGAATCTTGGCACTTCTTCTGGCCAATTAATAGGGGGTATTCTGCGGATGGGCACTCCGGGTCTCATTGGTGGCGCCTTAGCAGGACGGGCTTTTTCCTTAATTAATCTATCACTAAATGCTTTTTTTCTAAATCGTTCTTTAATTTCGAGGGCCTTTCAACCTAAGTACCTGGTACATGCCCTCCGGCGATACCAACGTTTTGCTTTTTTTGCCATGCCTGCGGCGTTGCTTAATGCTTTACCTACTCAATTAATTATTTTGGGCCTAGCCTACTTTTTTGACGAAGCAATTGTAGGCGTTTATGACCGTGGATACCGATATCTTGTCATTCCCGCCGGACTCATCGGGAATGCCATCAGCAGCGTGTATTTGGCGAAAGCTTCTGAAGCCCTCCACCGCAACGGATTAAACGCAGTCACCGAGTTTACTTATCGCCGCATGTTATGGATAATGGCTTTTCCAACTTTGGCCGTCATGCTTGCTGGCCCGCAACTGTATGCGTTTGTTCTACAAAATCCACACTGGGCCATATCCGGTCAATATGCCCAATGGATCGCCCCTTGGTTGCTTTTTATTACGATTTCCTCTTCCCTAACCCCCATTTTTGACTTGCTCCAACGGCAACGCTTAGACCTTTTCTTTAGTTTAAGTGCCTTTGTCTTCCAGGTGCTGGTCCTTTGGTTTTTTGGCACACTTGGCAACCCTTTATGGGCGGTCGCAGCAATCAGTATATCGGGTATTTTCCTTCGGCTGATCCAATTAATCATTCTTTTTCGTCTTGCCGAAACATCATTACAATGTTTATTTGCTGATTGGATTCCCATCCTGCTTTCAGCAATTCCAGGGCTTGTCGTCATTCACTTGAGTTTATATCTGCCACTTTGGGGAAATGTCTTTTGGGGGTTTATTATGGGGTTCTTATTTTTTGGAATAGGATTTTATCTATATCATAAAAAATATACATCAACCATTTTGTAA